A single window of Thalassomonas viridans DNA harbors:
- a CDS encoding ABC transporter substrate binding protein: MKPLFFSFAFADEPSKVLLINSYHPQYRWTAELTRGVQDVLAQQIPAENLYIEYMDARRFVDDFDFLQTLIVLFKYKYTEYQPDIIITSDDAAYYFMLEHGDSIFPGVPVVFCGVNVFEPELLSGKAHITGIREGMDILGNLELIRQLQPGVQRIILLGDTTGLGLRMTERAREIKLAWSKSLQRRDLMLEIWDDFSLEELYQQAANLAPGTVLLMLAIHKDRLGHYFSYHHDLPKLTQSSKVPVYGMWGTLMIGNGAVGGMMNDPYDHGAEAAEMALDILGGVPVSAIKIREKAKYSPVFDYHQLSRFNIDLDLLPKNSQVINHPVSLYEKHRLEINSIIGIVMFLIMIISILYLNNQELELVVRQRTRDLDLRNKALEASSNFMRHQANTDVLTNLANRRAGLEEISGYIRRFNRDDKAFALAIVDIDFFKRINDTYGHDVGDKVLQVLGASLKRLTRPGDNVYRWGGEEFLIILPYAGPQASLAICQRFRQKVSELVVCRQEEQISITVSIGVTNFIREDTFESLFARADKALYEAKRNGRNRVETA, encoded by the coding sequence TTGAAACCTTTGTTTTTCTCCTTTGCTTTTGCCGACGAGCCGTCAAAAGTCTTACTGATTAATTCCTACCATCCCCAATACCGCTGGACCGCAGAACTGACCCGGGGGGTGCAGGATGTGCTGGCGCAACAAATACCGGCGGAAAATCTTTATATAGAGTATATGGACGCCAGGCGTTTTGTTGATGATTTTGATTTCCTGCAAACCTTAATTGTCCTGTTCAAATACAAATATACCGAATATCAGCCGGATATTATTATTACCAGTGATGATGCCGCCTACTATTTTATGCTTGAGCATGGAGATAGCATCTTTCCGGGGGTACCTGTGGTTTTTTGCGGGGTTAATGTGTTCGAGCCTGAGCTTTTATCAGGTAAAGCGCATATTACCGGCATCAGGGAAGGTATGGATATTTTAGGCAATCTTGAATTAATCCGGCAGCTGCAGCCCGGGGTCCAACGTATTATTTTGTTGGGAGACACAACCGGTCTCGGGTTGCGCATGACCGAGCGGGCAAGAGAGATTAAACTGGCCTGGTCGAAGTCATTGCAAAGGCGTGATTTGATGCTGGAGATATGGGATGACTTTTCCCTTGAGGAGTTATACCAACAGGCGGCCAATCTGGCCCCGGGAACTGTTCTTTTGATGCTGGCAATACATAAAGACCGACTTGGTCACTACTTTTCATATCACCATGACCTGCCTAAGTTGACCCAATCTAGCAAGGTGCCTGTGTACGGCATGTGGGGCACCTTGATGATAGGTAATGGCGCCGTCGGCGGAATGATGAATGATCCTTATGATCACGGTGCCGAAGCTGCAGAGATGGCGTTGGATATTTTGGGCGGCGTACCGGTATCTGCGATAAAAATCAGGGAAAAAGCAAAATACTCGCCGGTTTTCGATTACCACCAGCTGTCGCGTTTTAATATCGATCTGGATTTGTTGCCGAAAAACAGCCAGGTGATTAACCATCCCGTCAGTCTTTATGAAAAACACCGGCTGGAGATCAACAGCATTATCGGCATTGTCATGTTTTTGATCATGATCATTTCGATATTGTACCTGAATAATCAAGAGCTGGAGTTGGTGGTCAGGCAGAGAACCCGGGATCTGGATCTTCGTAATAAAGCACTGGAAGCAAGTTCCAATTTTATGAGGCATCAGGCCAATACCGATGTGCTGACCAATTTGGCCAACCGCCGGGCGGGGCTGGAGGAAATTTCGGGGTATATCAGAAGGTTTAACCGGGACGATAAAGCATTTGCGCTGGCGATTGTCGATATCGATTTTTTTAAACGCATTAATGATACTTATGGCCATGATGTCGGGGACAAGGTTTTACAGGTGCTGGGGGCGAGTTTAAAAAGGCTGACCCGCCCGGGCGACAATGTCTACCGCTGGGGAGGGGAAGAGTTCCTGATTATATTGCCCTATGCCGGCCCGCAAGCCTCCCTGGCGATTTGCCAGCGCTTCAGGCAAAAAGTCAGTGAACTTGTGGTTTGTCGGCAGGAAGAGCAAATCAGTATCACCGTCAGTATCGGCGTGACTAACTTTATCCGGGAAGATACTTTTGAAAGCCTGTTCGCCAGGGCAGACAAAGCGCTTTATGAGGCCAAGCGCAATGGCAGGAACAGGGTTGAAACGGCTTGA
- a CDS encoding class I adenylate-forming enzyme family protein, with the protein MSVLDSKQLATLLNDDNFASGNFLRKVISVSHDIDDPLVFLDEPYISIDGTQYTSISLRGLKQLSEEYASFYHEQGIVPKDVVGVYVEDGLDYMIQFLALTSLGAVAAFLNGGLSSDIAALYLEQLNVSGIFTTEGKQAGLKACFKKEESKRLPLWIKGKIAVPGGSFPVVYPFQHSELDPVLLTHTSGTTGIPKAVQSSHFPYLHGVKDRLATPVQNISRFLNSLPHAHSSSIGYIMEATIRGCPIKVQTKKSPEDLVSAIETFRPDYVLAFPNLYVDMLRLNMDDYDFSSIFYWRSTGDAAHERHVRIMTRYGSHVAEDGSIQPGSIYIDGMGSTEMGSALFTTLRSNESKDFDRCVGKPADYVDAQILDEHGRVIGADTVGFLAVKSPSVIQGYWNNTNKTEQSRVAGYWVTGDLAYKDKKGNFYHVDRITDRIETREGMLYSLQTEELIMKKFDMVFDCSIFKIQAKDGTESATLKAELLDDSLSDDEVQALLADINDWLSQHKVPKLASISISKKSVIHAPLGVTGKVLKRVLRDQSEEQKLSA; encoded by the coding sequence ATGAGCGTGCTAGATTCGAAACAACTGGCGACTTTGTTAAATGACGATAACTTTGCTTCCGGCAACTTTTTACGTAAGGTTATTTCCGTATCCCACGATATAGATGATCCTCTGGTCTTTTTAGATGAACCTTACATTTCTATTGACGGTACCCAGTATACCTCCATCAGCTTAAGGGGTCTTAAGCAACTGAGCGAAGAGTATGCCTCTTTCTACCATGAGCAGGGAATCGTGCCTAAAGACGTGGTCGGCGTTTATGTCGAAGACGGCCTGGATTATATGATCCAGTTCCTGGCACTCACCAGTTTAGGCGCCGTAGCCGCCTTCTTAAACGGTGGTTTAAGCTCGGATATTGCTGCCCTCTACCTGGAGCAGTTAAACGTCAGCGGTATCTTTACCACCGAAGGCAAACAGGCGGGTTTAAAGGCCTGCTTTAAAAAAGAAGAAAGCAAACGCTTGCCGTTATGGATCAAAGGAAAAATAGCCGTTCCCGGCGGCAGCTTCCCTGTGGTTTACCCTTTCCAGCACAGTGAGCTGGATCCGGTTCTGTTAACCCATACTTCAGGCACGACCGGTATTCCAAAAGCGGTGCAGTCTTCGCACTTTCCTTACCTGCACGGGGTAAAAGACCGCTTGGCGACGCCGGTACAGAATATCAGCCGCTTCCTGAACTCTTTGCCGCATGCCCATAGTTCAAGCATAGGTTATATCATGGAAGCCACCATACGCGGCTGCCCAATCAAGGTACAAACGAAAAAATCACCGGAAGATCTGGTTTCGGCCATCGAAACTTTCCGTCCCGACTATGTGCTGGCGTTTCCTAACCTGTATGTGGATATGCTGCGCCTTAACATGGACGACTATGATTTCAGCTCTATCTTTTACTGGCGTAGTACCGGGGATGCCGCCCATGAAAGGCATGTGCGCATCATGACCCGGTACGGGTCACATGTTGCCGAAGACGGCTCCATCCAGCCTGGTTCTATCTATATCGACGGCATGGGATCGACAGAAATGGGCTCGGCGCTGTTTACCACATTACGTTCAAACGAATCTAAAGATTTTGATCGCTGCGTCGGCAAGCCGGCGGATTATGTTGATGCGCAAATCCTGGATGAACACGGCCGTGTTATCGGCGCCGATACCGTGGGCTTCCTGGCGGTTAAATCGCCTTCGGTGATCCAGGGCTACTGGAACAATACCAATAAAACCGAACAATCCCGGGTTGCGGGTTACTGGGTAACGGGAGATCTGGCTTATAAGGACAAGAAAGGAAACTTCTATCATGTTGACCGGATCACGGACCGCATCGAAACCCGTGAAGGCATGCTTTACAGCCTGCAGACCGAAGAGTTGATTATGAAGAAATTCGACATGGTTTTCGATTGCAGCATCTTTAAGATCCAGGCAAAAGACGGCACCGAAAGCGCTACCCTTAAGGCGGAACTGCTTGATGACAGCCTGTCCGATGACGAAGTCCAGGCCCTGCTCGCAGATATCAATGACTGGTTAAGCCAGCATAAGGTGCCTAAGCTGGCGTCTATCTCCATCAGCAAGAAAAGTGTGATCCATGCGCCTTTGGGTGTTACCGGCAAGGTGCTTAAACGTGTCTTGAGGGACCAGTCGGAAGAGCAAAAACTCTCTGCCTGA
- the asnB gene encoding asparagine synthase (glutamine-hydrolyzing) has protein sequence MCGFIGVYRTDNTSVIHQAALADSLDEINHRGPDEKNIWMDDKGRAALGHTRLSIIGLDNGLQPISAEGGQLQIVVNGEFYDFEKIRAELQQKGYVFSTSSDSEIALHLYREYGIPGLERLRGEFSLVLYNGHQNTMILMRDRLGIKPLYYAQHEGALYVGSEIKALLAAGVPAIWDEDAYTSRGFYLRDRSLFKGVNSVPPGHQLFITPGGIKQNCYWDIEYSSAEELDQNNYSEADLVGQVHDAIKESVSLRLRSDVPMAVYLSGGIDSSAMLGMASHLSGTKMDAFNLSFTDMNDYDENRFARLAAEQNGARFHTIPVTQDDLADNFTRALWHNETPFFNAHGVAKYMLSGSVRDAGFKVVLTGEGADEVFAGYPHFRRDMILFNNQNQDAQLITSLTEKLQQSEAGYSRPDMPEDINWMLKQLGHGVSWLDNQAGWFKALEKMYNSDTRQQFANTAPYQQFYNQLDHRRLTGLDPVHRSMYLWAKSYLPNFVLTTLGDRMEMANSIEGRVPLLDHRVVELAARMPVSVKVKGSTEKYIFREAMKPYLPEDLYKRKKHYFRAPPATLMQKGKLYQLVQDTLRSKQLEMLPFFDAAKVRSLLDSLPQMTRNEQALIDPMLMELTSLCLLQQQFSIGTDAKFSNKVAA, from the coding sequence ATGTGTGGATTTATCGGTGTATACAGAACAGATAACACTTCGGTTATTCATCAGGCGGCCCTGGCTGACAGCCTGGATGAGATCAACCACAGGGGACCGGATGAAAAAAATATCTGGATGGATGACAAGGGCAGGGCAGCCCTGGGCCATACCCGGTTAAGTATTATCGGTCTCGACAACGGCCTGCAGCCCATCAGCGCCGAGGGCGGCCAGCTGCAAATCGTGGTTAACGGCGAATTTTATGACTTTGAAAAGATTCGCGCCGAACTGCAGCAAAAAGGTTATGTGTTCAGCACCAGCTCAGACAGTGAAATCGCCCTGCACCTCTACCGCGAATACGGCATTCCCGGGCTGGAGCGCCTGCGCGGGGAATTTTCCCTGGTGCTTTATAACGGCCACCAAAATACCATGATCCTGATGCGGGATCGCCTGGGCATCAAACCTCTCTATTATGCCCAGCATGAAGGCGCCCTTTATGTCGGTTCTGAAATCAAGGCCCTGCTTGCTGCCGGCGTGCCCGCTATCTGGGACGAAGATGCCTATACCAGCCGGGGTTTTTACCTGAGGGACCGCTCCCTGTTTAAAGGGGTCAACAGCGTTCCTCCCGGACACCAGTTATTCATTACCCCGGGGGGCATCAAGCAAAACTGCTACTGGGATATCGAATACAGCAGCGCCGAAGAATTAGATCAGAATAATTACAGCGAAGCAGACTTGGTCGGCCAGGTGCACGATGCCATCAAGGAGTCTGTTTCCCTGCGTCTGCGTTCGGATGTGCCTATGGCGGTTTACCTGTCCGGCGGCATAGATTCCTCCGCTATGTTGGGCATGGCGAGCCATTTATCCGGTACTAAGATGGATGCCTTTAATTTATCTTTTACCGACATGAACGACTATGATGAAAACCGTTTCGCCCGCCTGGCGGCAGAGCAAAACGGCGCCAGGTTCCATACCATTCCGGTGACCCAGGATGACCTGGCGGACAATTTCACCCGGGCCCTGTGGCATAACGAAACGCCGTTTTTCAATGCCCACGGCGTTGCTAAATACATGCTTAGCGGTTCGGTCCGGGATGCCGGCTTTAAGGTGGTATTAACCGGGGAAGGGGCCGATGAGGTCTTTGCCGGCTATCCGCATTTCCGCCGTGACATGATATTGTTTAACAATCAGAATCAGGATGCCCAGCTGATCACTTCACTGACGGAGAAGTTGCAGCAAAGCGAAGCCGGTTACTCCCGTCCCGATATGCCGGAAGATATCAACTGGATGCTTAAGCAGTTGGGACACGGCGTTTCCTGGCTGGATAACCAGGCCGGCTGGTTCAAGGCGCTGGAGAAAATGTATAACAGCGATACCCGCCAGCAGTTTGCCAATACCGCCCCCTACCAGCAGTTCTATAACCAGCTGGATCACAGACGCCTGACAGGCTTAGACCCGGTGCACCGTTCCATGTATTTATGGGCGAAATCCTATCTGCCCAACTTTGTGCTGACCACCTTAGGGGATCGCATGGAAATGGCCAACAGTATCGAAGGCCGTGTGCCGTTGCTGGATCACAGGGTAGTGGAGTTAGCCGCCCGTATGCCGGTGTCCGTCAAGGTTAAAGGCTCCACCGAGAAATATATTTTCCGCGAGGCGATGAAACCTTACCTGCCGGAAGACTTATATAAGCGCAAGAAACATTACTTCAGGGCGCCGCCGGCCACCTTGATGCAAAAAGGCAAGTTATATCAGCTGGTACAGGATACCCTTCGCAGCAAACAGCTGGAAATGCTGCCGTTTTTTGATGCCGCCAAGGTGCGCAGCCTGCTTGACAGCTTGCCGCAAATGACCCGCAACGAACAGGCCTTGATAGATCCCATGCTGATGGAACTAACCAGCCTTTGCCTGTTACAGCAACAGTTCTCGATCGGCACAGACGCCAAATTCAGCAATAAGGTTGCAGCATGA
- a CDS encoding ATP-grasp domain-containing protein — MKHCAILTMDSLENFEAYDHLLEQPLTALGWQPHMVSWRDLNVDWNDYQVVIIRTPWDYQDDAPLFLQVLENIEASSAVLENSLDIVRWNIDKYYLRELEEKGVEIVPTLWPEAFDYEQVAAAFSHFGCEKIVLKPRISANADNTFLLTREQTRAQQNLLAETFARRAFMVQPFMGNICSEGEYSCFYFDGKYSHSILKTPKDKDFRVQEEHGGRLTSIEAEDRLLERADIALKAINELPLYARVDFVRHGQGFALMEAELIEPSLYFNMDDKSARRFACAFVERMARLYQL; from the coding sequence ATGAAACATTGCGCGATATTAACAATGGACAGCCTGGAAAATTTTGAGGCCTATGATCATCTGCTGGAGCAGCCTTTAACAGCCCTGGGCTGGCAACCTCATATGGTGTCCTGGCGGGATTTGAATGTTGACTGGAATGATTACCAGGTGGTGATTATCCGTACTCCCTGGGATTACCAGGATGATGCGCCTTTGTTTTTACAGGTACTGGAAAATATCGAGGCCTCAAGCGCGGTACTGGAAAACAGCTTAGATATAGTGCGCTGGAACATAGACAAATATTACCTTAGGGAGCTGGAAGAAAAAGGGGTTGAGATAGTACCCACCTTGTGGCCGGAAGCGTTTGACTATGAGCAGGTTGCAGCGGCCTTTAGTCACTTTGGCTGTGAAAAAATCGTGCTCAAACCCCGTATCAGCGCCAACGCCGATAATACCTTTTTGCTAACCCGGGAGCAGACCCGGGCGCAGCAAAATTTATTGGCGGAAACCTTTGCACGCAGGGCTTTTATGGTGCAGCCGTTTATGGGCAATATCTGCAGTGAAGGGGAGTACTCCTGTTTTTACTTCGACGGCAAATACAGCCACAGTATTTTAAAAACCCCCAAAGACAAAGACTTCAGGGTGCAGGAGGAACATGGCGGCCGCTTAACCAGTATTGAGGCCGAAGACAGGTTGCTGGAGCGGGCCGATATAGCTTTAAAAGCCATTAATGAGCTGCCTTTATATGCCAGGGTGGATTTTGTCCGCCACGGGCAGGGGTTTGCCCTGATGGAAGCCGAGCTGATTGAACCTTCGTTATATTTTAATATGGACGATAAATCGGCTAGGCGTTTTGCCTGTGCCTTTGTCGAGCGGATGGCTAGATTATATCAACTCTAG
- a CDS encoding NarK family nitrate/nitrite MFS transporter, with amino-acid sequence MRNNRFNIFSFSGKMKTLHLSWIAFFITFVVWFNFAPMLQSIAATLGLTKDEVKTLLILNVALTIPARVFVGMLTDKYGPRLMYSGLLAICAIPCFMFALADNFLQAAIARFLLGFIGAGFVIGIRLVSEWFDERELGMAEGIYGGWGNFGSAAAALSLPAIAVFFGDDGWRIATGLTGAICLFYAVIFYKNVRDTPKGREYQKISKLGAMEVTSKGDFFLLLLMKLPLYGALGLLVWKLSPTGLAMFSHTLCNLLYLALFMIYCLDASHVWRVNKHVFYKPVPHSHRYKFKQVAVLNVLYFATFGSELAVVSMLPLFFSETFSLSAVAAGMVASSYAFMNLMSRPGGGWLSDKFGRKPVLLILTAGLAAGYLLMSFMNSEWPVWLAILVAMVCSFFVQSGEGAVFAVVPLIKQRLTGQIAGMTGAYGNVGAVCYLVVLSFVDYSTFFLIIAITAVIGFISLMFMEDPETQAIADDNSETGIDLVNAT; translated from the coding sequence ATGAGAAACAATCGATTTAATATCTTTTCCTTTTCGGGGAAGATGAAAACGCTCCACCTGAGCTGGATAGCTTTTTTTATAACCTTTGTGGTGTGGTTTAACTTTGCTCCTATGCTGCAATCTATCGCTGCCACACTCGGGTTAACAAAAGACGAAGTTAAAACCTTACTCATACTGAATGTGGCCCTGACCATACCCGCCCGGGTATTTGTCGGTATGCTCACCGATAAGTACGGCCCCAGACTCATGTACAGCGGCTTGCTGGCCATCTGCGCCATCCCCTGCTTTATGTTTGCCCTGGCAGATAATTTCCTGCAGGCGGCCATCGCCCGTTTTTTGCTGGGCTTTATCGGCGCCGGCTTTGTCATCGGCATACGTCTGGTCAGCGAATGGTTTGACGAGCGTGAACTGGGCATGGCCGAAGGCATTTACGGCGGTTGGGGTAATTTCGGCTCCGCCGCCGCAGCCCTGTCACTACCTGCGATTGCGGTATTTTTCGGCGACGACGGCTGGCGTATAGCCACAGGTTTAACCGGCGCCATTTGTTTGTTTTATGCCGTCATTTTTTACAAAAACGTACGTGACACCCCGAAAGGACGTGAGTATCAAAAAATCTCAAAATTGGGTGCGATGGAAGTCACCAGTAAAGGGGATTTTTTCCTGCTGTTGTTGATGAAGCTTCCCCTGTACGGCGCCCTGGGACTCCTGGTCTGGAAATTGTCTCCCACCGGACTGGCCATGTTCAGCCACACCCTGTGCAACCTGCTATACCTTGCCTTGTTCATGATCTATTGCCTCGATGCCAGCCATGTCTGGCGCGTAAACAAACATGTCTTTTATAAACCGGTGCCCCACAGCCACAGATATAAGTTCAAGCAGGTGGCGGTATTAAATGTGCTGTATTTTGCCACTTTCGGCTCTGAACTGGCGGTGGTTTCCATGTTGCCCCTGTTCTTTTCGGAAACCTTCAGTTTAAGTGCGGTAGCCGCAGGCATGGTCGCTTCAAGCTACGCCTTTATGAACCTGATGTCCCGTCCCGGCGGAGGCTGGCTCTCGGACAAATTTGGCCGCAAACCGGTTTTACTGATATTGACCGCAGGACTGGCAGCGGGCTACCTGTTAATGAGCTTTATGAACAGTGAATGGCCGGTATGGCTGGCGATTTTAGTTGCCATGGTATGCTCTTTCTTTGTCCAGTCGGGGGAAGGGGCGGTCTTTGCCGTCGTACCGCTGATCAAGCAAAGGTTAACGGGGCAAATTGCCGGTATGACCGGCGCCTACGGCAATGTCGGCGCCGTCTGTTATCTGGTGGTGCTGTCCTTTGTTGACTATTCGACCTTCTTTTTAATCATTGCCATTACCGCCGTTATCGGCTTTATCTCCCTGATGTTTATGGAAGATCCGGAAACACAGGCCATTGCCGACGACAACAGCGAAACCGGCATAGACCTGGTGAACGCCACCTAA
- a CDS encoding LysR family transcriptional regulator — translation MKLKAMTIFCKVVEKGVMAHAAEELNITPAAVSKVISELEESLGTRLLNRTTRKLILTPAGVKYYESSNHILNQIEDLHDHFFDMSNELKGELKITAPISYGLTDFPQIVAGFQSLHPQISVSVHLHDAVLDLIENNYDLAIRIQREMKNSSLIAKAFDTFDHYIVCSKSYYAKHGPINDHEALKAHNCLANSNSLTPNTWHLNKDRQQYTHKFVTNTQINSSNLIKQLALKDMGICLLPKFLIEEELKSGAMVQLLPDYRLKQATGWIVYPGKKFKRPIVNEFIDYFLKETSARKSYKGREAPVIPEPKWA, via the coding sequence ATGAAACTCAAAGCAATGACTATCTTTTGTAAGGTAGTGGAAAAGGGCGTGATGGCCCATGCGGCAGAAGAACTCAATATAACGCCGGCAGCCGTGAGCAAAGTGATCTCGGAACTGGAAGAAAGCCTGGGCACCCGGCTGCTGAACAGGACAACCCGGAAGCTTATTTTAACCCCTGCGGGGGTTAAATATTATGAATCCAGTAATCATATCCTCAATCAAATTGAAGACTTGCATGATCATTTTTTCGATATGTCCAATGAGCTTAAAGGGGAATTGAAAATCACCGCCCCGATTTCCTATGGCCTGACCGACTTTCCGCAAATTGTTGCCGGGTTTCAGTCCCTGCATCCGCAAATCTCTGTTTCTGTGCATTTACATGATGCTGTGCTTGATTTGATAGAAAACAATTATGATCTTGCCATCCGCATACAAAGGGAAATGAAAAACTCTTCCCTGATTGCCAAGGCATTCGATACCTTCGATCATTACATTGTCTGCAGCAAAAGTTATTACGCCAAACACGGGCCGATTAATGACCACGAAGCATTAAAGGCACACAACTGCCTGGCAAACTCCAATTCGCTCACGCCGAATACCTGGCACCTCAATAAAGACAGGCAACAATACACCCATAAGTTTGTTACCAACACCCAAATCAACAGCAGTAACCTGATCAAGCAACTGGCCTTAAAGGACATGGGCATCTGTCTCTTGCCCAAGTTTTTGATCGAAGAAGAGCTCAAAAGCGGCGCCATGGTGCAGCTGCTGCCGGATTACCGGTTAAAACAGGCGACCGGCTGGATAGTTTATCCCGGAAAAAAATTCAAACGGCCGATAGTGAACGAATTTATCGATTATTTTTTAAAGGAAACCTCGGCGCGTAAATCCTATAAAGGCAGGGAAGCGCCTGTCATCCCGGAGCCAAAGTGGGCATAA
- a CDS encoding hydroxymethylglutaryl-CoA synthase: MNVGIDSISLCVPESYYSLADLAEKHGIDPNKYLYGIGQEKMAVPSPDEDIVTLAAGAAKPIVTDEVRDSISTVILATESGVDQSKSAGLFVHGLLGLKPNCRVVEFKQACYGATAALQMATDMVRQRPEQKILIIASDIARYEQDSQGECTQGAGALAMVVSANPRILNLHRARGMHSFDVMDFWRPNNHKAAQVDGQLSIEVYLESMRQAWNEYKADGGHELAELPWLCFHQPFTKMAKKAFTALTESEPEQGQALTGESYEHSLLYGRQIGNTYTASLYIGLLSLLENNPQDLTDQNIGLFSYGSGSVGEFFSASVVPGYREHLRTEEHQQMLADRQALSHEKYSAWFYQSLADHKNQVMPKLSNRPYRLEKVEEFRRVYGVNDARANEIKQAS, translated from the coding sequence ATGAATGTTGGAATTGATAGTATCAGTCTATGTGTCCCTGAATCTTACTACTCCCTGGCCGATTTGGCCGAGAAGCATGGCATAGACCCGAATAAATACCTGTACGGCATAGGACAGGAAAAAATGGCGGTACCGTCACCGGATGAAGATATAGTCACCCTGGCGGCTGGTGCGGCAAAACCTATTGTTACCGACGAGGTCCGGGACAGCATTTCCACCGTTATCCTGGCTACGGAAAGCGGCGTAGATCAATCCAAATCTGCCGGCCTGTTTGTCCACGGTTTACTTGGCCTTAAGCCTAACTGCCGGGTTGTTGAATTTAAGCAGGCTTGTTACGGCGCCACCGCGGCATTGCAAATGGCAACCGATATGGTGCGCCAGCGCCCGGAGCAAAAGATCCTGATCATCGCCTCCGACATCGCCCGTTACGAGCAGGATTCCCAGGGGGAGTGCACCCAGGGGGCCGGCGCCCTGGCCATGGTGGTCAGCGCTAATCCCCGCATCCTTAACCTGCACCGCGCCCGCGGCATGCACAGTTTTGATGTTATGGATTTCTGGCGTCCCAACAACCATAAGGCGGCCCAGGTTGACGGCCAGTTGTCCATCGAGGTTTATCTGGAGTCCATGCGCCAGGCCTGGAATGAATATAAGGCCGACGGCGGCCATGAATTAGCTGAACTGCCCTGGTTGTGTTTCCACCAACCGTTTACCAAGATGGCGAAAAAAGCCTTTACCGCATTAACCGAAAGCGAGCCGGAGCAGGGACAGGCGCTTACCGGGGAAAGTTATGAACACAGCCTGCTGTACGGACGTCAGATAGGCAACACCTATACCGCCTCCCTCTATATCGGCCTGTTGTCATTACTGGAAAATAATCCGCAAGATCTGACCGATCAAAACATAGGTTTGTTCAGTTATGGTTCCGGCTCTGTGGGTGAATTCTTCAGCGCATCCGTTGTCCCGGGATACCGTGAGCATTTACGCACCGAAGAGCACCAGCAAATGCTGGCTGACCGCCAGGCCCTGAGCCATGAAAAATATAGCGCCTGGTTCTATCAGTCCCTGGCGGATCATAAAAATCAGGTGATGCCTAAATTATCAAACAGACCTTACCGGCTGGAGAAAGTTGAAGAATTCAGGCGCGTTTACGGCGTCAATGACGCCCGGGCCAACGAGATCAAACAGGCCTCATAA
- a CDS encoding glutathione S-transferase family protein, which translates to MSTILVKGVLKQASAKDKGALIRSESEFRHWITKDGGGRFSADPDRYHLFISPACPWSHRVMLMRKLKGLCDVISVTLLDAIKGDNGWKFEHHSLPEWLEVSQEHFLYEVYLKADPEYTGKVSVPVLWDRKLDTIVSNDSGDIMRMFNTVFADYGQVDYDYCPPSRLPEIERINSYIHENITHNIYQAGFSSVQADYDDAVNKIFRAFDELDRRLSLQRYLAGNTLTEADLNFFTTLVRFDVVYYVHFKVCLHRVSDYEHLREYLRDLYQIPAIAETVDMEHIKRHYYRSHYELNPNGIIPAGPAVDFTSPHLRDYMGTNDVDTLAVEC; encoded by the coding sequence ATGAGCACAATACTGGTAAAAGGTGTTCTTAAGCAGGCTTCTGCTAAGGACAAAGGGGCGCTTATCCGCTCCGAAAGTGAATTTCGTCATTGGATCACCAAGGATGGTGGCGGACGATTTTCAGCCGACCCCGATCGTTATCATCTTTTTATTTCACCGGCATGCCCCTGGTCACACAGGGTTATGTTAATGAGAAAACTAAAAGGGCTTTGTGATGTGATTTCCGTCACTTTGCTTGATGCCATCAAAGGAGACAACGGCTGGAAGTTTGAGCATCACAGCCTGCCTGAATGGCTGGAAGTTTCGCAGGAACATTTCCTGTATGAAGTTTATCTTAAGGCGGATCCGGAATATACCGGCAAAGTATCGGTTCCTGTGTTATGGGACAGAAAACTCGATACTATCGTCAGTAACGATTCCGGCGATATTATGCGTATGTTCAATACCGTTTTTGCTGATTACGGGCAGGTAGATTATGACTATTGCCCGCCGAGTCGCCTGCCTGAAATCGAGAGGATAAACAGTTATATACATGAAAATATCACGCATAATATTTACCAGGCCGGATTTTCTTCGGTTCAGGCGGATTATGACGATGCGGTAAATAAGATTTTCAGGGCTTTCGATGAGCTGGATCGCCGCTTATCCCTGCAGCGTTACCTGGCGGGTAATACCCTTACGGAAGCGGATTTGAATTTCTTTACCACCTTAGTGCGTTTTGATGTCGTTTATTACGTACACTTTAAGGTATGCCTGCACCGGGTGTCGGATTATGAGCACCTGCGCGAGTACCTCAGGGACTTGTACCAGATCCCGGCCATAGCCGAAACCGTGGATATGGAACATATTAAGCGCCACTATTACCGCAGCCATTATGAACTGAACCCTAACGGTATCATTCCGGCGGGTCCGGCGGTTGATTTTACTTCTCCGCATTTGCGGGATTATATGGGCACTAATGATGTCGACACCCTCGCCGTCGAGTGCTGA